The Cervus canadensis isolate Bull #8, Minnesota chromosome X, ASM1932006v1, whole genome shotgun sequence genome contains a region encoding:
- the LOC122435061 gene encoding protein EOLA1-like has product MKFGCLSFRQPYAGFILNGVKTLETRWRPMLRSHQHCTLAVHIAHRDWEDEAWRELLEQRLGMSPTQIQALLRDGDKFGRGVIAGLVDIGDTLQCPENLDPKEMEELENQALLPDLQQKYLTVLSNPRWLLQPVPRRGGKDIFLVDIPQHLIPFGQEACPS; this is encoded by the exons ATGAAGTTCGGCTGTCTGTCCTTCCGACAGCCTTATGCAGGTTTCATCTTAAATGGTGTCAAGACCCTGGAGACGCGGTGGCGGCCCATGCTACGCAGCCACCAGCACTGTACCCTGGCAGTCCACATCGCACACCGGGACTGGGAGGATGAGGCCTGGCGGGAGCTgctggagcagaggctggggaTGAGCCCCACCCAGATCCAGGCCTTGCTGCGGGACGGGGACAAGTTCGGCCGCGGAGTGATCGCGG GTCTCGTGGACATTGGGGACACTTTGCAGTGCCCAGAAAACCTAGATCCCAAAGAGATGGAGGAGCTGGAAAATCAAGCCCTGTTGCCTGATCTGCAACAGAAGTACCTGACTGTGCTCTCCAACCCCCGCTGGCTGTTGCAGCCTGTCCCTAGAAGGGGCGGGAAGGACATCTTCCTGGTGGACATCCCCCAGCATCTGATCCCCTTTGGGCAGGAGGCCTGTCCAAGCTGA